One genomic region from Bacillus rossius redtenbacheri isolate Brsri chromosome 6, Brsri_v3, whole genome shotgun sequence encodes:
- the LOC134532661 gene encoding hydroxyacyl-thioester dehydratase type 2, mitochondrial-like isoform X2: protein MLCAVLSNMSGSGGDRCKQLSAGDSATVSKVVTPGDVEAFSSLTGDVNPVHFGRDAIVPGALLNGLVSGVMGARLPGPGTKVVAQTLNFPNACPVGDQVCVTVTVTSVRKIVVCSFSCVTSRNQKTVLRGEAKLIVNREKT from the coding sequence ATGCTGTGTGCTGTGCTTTCGAACATGAGTGGCAGCGGAGGGGACCGCTGCAAACAACTGTCCGCGGGAGACAGCGCCACAGTGAGCAAAGTGGTGACTCCGGGTGACGTGGAAGCCTTCAGCAGCTTGACCGGGGACGTGAACCCCGTCCACTTCGGCCGGGACGCCATCGTGCCCGGTGCCCTTCTAAACGGCCTGGTGTCCGGCGTGATGGGGGCCCGGCTCCCCGGGCCTGGCACCAAGGTCGTGGCGCAGACCCTGAACTTCCCCAACGCCTGCCCGGTCGGCGACCAAGTGTGCGTCACGGTGACGGTCACGTCTGTGCGGAAGATCGTCGTGTGTAGCTTCTCCTGTGTGACGAGTCGCAATCAGAAAACTGTTCTCAGGGGTGAAGCAAAATTGATTGTGAATAGAGAAAAAACTTGA
- the LOC134532661 gene encoding hydroxyacyl-thioester dehydratase type 2, mitochondrial-like isoform X1 — MHSCIMSSIFSWRSRTISRHSRNMLCAVLSNMSGSGGDRCKQLSAGDSATVSKVVTPGDVEAFSSLTGDVNPVHFGRDAIVPGALLNGLVSGVMGARLPGPGTKVVAQTLNFPNACPVGDQVCVTVTVTSVRKIVVCSFSCVTSRNQKTVLRGEAKLIVNREKT; from the coding sequence ATGCACAGCTGTATTATGTCCAGCATTTTTTCATGGCGGTCCAGAACTATTTCAAGACATTCGCGTAACATGCTGTGTGCTGTGCTTTCGAACATGAGTGGCAGCGGAGGGGACCGCTGCAAACAACTGTCCGCGGGAGACAGCGCCACAGTGAGCAAAGTGGTGACTCCGGGTGACGTGGAAGCCTTCAGCAGCTTGACCGGGGACGTGAACCCCGTCCACTTCGGCCGGGACGCCATCGTGCCCGGTGCCCTTCTAAACGGCCTGGTGTCCGGCGTGATGGGGGCCCGGCTCCCCGGGCCTGGCACCAAGGTCGTGGCGCAGACCCTGAACTTCCCCAACGCCTGCCCGGTCGGCGACCAAGTGTGCGTCACGGTGACGGTCACGTCTGTGCGGAAGATCGTCGTGTGTAGCTTCTCCTGTGTGACGAGTCGCAATCAGAAAACTGTTCTCAGGGGTGAAGCAAAATTGATTGTGAATAGAGAAAAAACTTGA